One region of Metallosphaera sedula DSM 5348 genomic DNA includes:
- a CDS encoding NAD-dependent epimerase/dehydratase family protein has protein sequence MKYLLTGLGFISTHVALYLSEVGEDVTVTYKSLNPVKEEYISLLKGKVKVVNVDPLSEEVTKLISRHDIVANFIGEISGGEDKLRLANVEIPSRLARDAFDQNKTFIHLSGATSTGETGVNVKEEAEHCKDSKASTPFEKSKCEGEKEIMRLALEKDGNLAILRPTLVYGRYAAHVQFVTMYKLVKARVVPELGLRMATVNAWTLGRAVHTLGKVSPKRVYLYASECGSVAVSRFFELMSEEVGKGIRLPIPTWLAKAVLPKDIRNLLRYSGTTYDCSAFKEVVGDMKFDEEEVRSNARFLKYLEEKDKLIPT, from the coding sequence ATGAAGTATCTTTTAACGGGCTTAGGTTTCATCTCGACCCACGTAGCGTTGTATCTGAGTGAAGTGGGCGAGGACGTTACGGTGACGTACAAGTCCTTGAATCCCGTAAAGGAAGAGTACATCTCTCTGCTCAAGGGGAAGGTCAAGGTGGTAAATGTTGATCCACTCTCAGAGGAGGTGACAAAGTTGATTTCTCGACATGACATCGTCGCCAACTTCATAGGAGAAATTTCGGGTGGTGAGGATAAACTGAGATTGGCCAACGTAGAGATTCCCAGCAGGTTAGCGAGGGATGCCTTTGATCAGAATAAAACATTCATCCACTTGAGCGGGGCGACCTCCACAGGAGAGACTGGGGTAAACGTGAAGGAGGAGGCAGAGCACTGCAAGGATTCTAAGGCGTCAACGCCCTTTGAGAAGTCCAAGTGTGAAGGTGAGAAAGAGATCATGAGGTTAGCACTAGAGAAAGACGGCAATCTTGCCATATTAAGGCCCACCCTGGTGTACGGAAGATATGCAGCTCACGTTCAATTCGTTACCATGTATAAGCTGGTCAAGGCTAGAGTTGTTCCTGAGCTGGGTTTAAGGATGGCCACTGTAAATGCATGGACTCTTGGTAGAGCAGTTCACACGCTTGGAAAAGTTTCTCCCAAGAGGGTTTACCTTTACGCCAGTGAGTGCGGAAGCGTAGCAGTCTCTAGGTTCTTTGAACTCATGAGTGAAGAGGTGGGTAAAGGTATAAGGCTACCCATTCCCACATGGCTGGCCAAGGCTGTTTTACCCAAGGATATTAGAAACCTGCTAAGATACTCTGGTACCACATACGACTGCTCAGCATTCAAAGAGGTTGTAGGGGACATGAAATTTGACGAGGAAGAGGTTAGATCCAACGCAAGGTTCTTAAAGTATCTTGAAGAAAAGGATAAACTAATCCCCACTTGA
- a CDS encoding zinc ribbon domain-containing protein encodes MGYPYYGQPYGPAPGYPGGPYGPYGPNQGSNFTAIMACEQSTGLGGKQQIIPTQYPINLQYVVQEVVMFLMGQGFQTFPMIGYNLAIIQAQHKSLLGYLTDSNKAYTIRLCQGQGMVIVETGMANLMQDLITAGATAFIADDVLHSGLLTVAGGGLDVYEMYKQYSQEEQLFNMITMLVMQAPPAYQGQPGYPSPYSPQGQPPMSRPPQPPTQPTSSTGQIAQPPSSINQTSQPQTSQKCWSCGEPVPSSAKYCPNCGASLQQVKCPQCGSPNPPSAKFCSSCGTKLK; translated from the coding sequence ATGGGATATCCATATTATGGTCAACCTTACGGTCCAGCTCCAGGTTACCCTGGGGGCCCCTATGGCCCCTACGGTCCAAATCAGGGATCCAACTTCACTGCGATCATGGCGTGCGAGCAGTCTACCGGTCTTGGCGGAAAACAGCAGATAATTCCGACCCAGTACCCGATTAATCTTCAGTACGTGGTACAGGAGGTAGTAATGTTTCTCATGGGGCAGGGCTTTCAAACTTTTCCGATGATAGGTTATAACTTAGCTATAATCCAGGCACAACATAAGTCCCTGCTTGGATACCTGACCGATAGCAACAAGGCCTACACGATCAGGTTGTGTCAAGGACAGGGAATGGTAATAGTCGAGACTGGGATGGCTAACTTAATGCAGGACCTAATAACTGCAGGTGCAACAGCTTTCATAGCCGACGACGTGTTACATAGCGGTCTTCTAACCGTGGCCGGCGGTGGACTAGATGTGTATGAAATGTATAAACAGTACTCTCAGGAGGAACAGCTATTTAACATGATAACAATGTTGGTCATGCAGGCTCCGCCGGCCTATCAAGGTCAACCAGGCTATCCATCGCCTTACTCTCCCCAGGGACAGCCTCCAATGAGTAGACCGCCACAACCTCCCACACAACCCACTTCGAGTACAGGTCAAATAGCTCAGCCTCCCTCTAGTATCAACCAAACATCTCAACCCCAAACGTCACAGAAGTGCTGGAGTTGTGGAGAACCTGTCCCTTCCTCGGCTAAGTATTGTCCCAACTGTGGAGCCTCTCTTCAACAGGTTAAATGTCCCCAGTGCGGATCTCCAAACCCTCCCAGTGCCAAGTTCTGTTCCTCATGCGGAACCAAGCTCAAGTAA
- a CDS encoding FAD-binding oxidoreductase — MQSLKDMGLETSTETREDFVNFKINPSVVVYPRNEKEVVKVVRYAYENRIPIVPWGAGTSLTGAVSCEGCILLDMKHMSNILEINDVDWYVRTQPGVNLEFLNKKLMEKGFFLPPDPASFFLCSVGGAVANSSGGMRGVKYGTFRDWVLSLRVVLPTGEVVQVGEPFRKNRAGYDLVHLFTGSEGTLGVITEIWFRIIPLPKEKMIPIVSFMPDLDSTAGVIQEMRKSGILPEIAEYIDSEVIMALNTQLNAELRESKGGLLMLRVEEHDLEKIKEILGKWHGDVSILNDEEWERLYSLRAQSAIALKAMAKEMYVEDIVVPVSRLMEAVKRLKELERKYQVKMPVIAHIGDGNLHPNILLKDKEIADELFHEVGMIAVELGGSVSGEHGIGVQKAKLMGIQVKRHGGMKVLEIMKGIKDLVDPRGIMNPGKYVELAYNIMKQERNE, encoded by the coding sequence ATGCAAAGCCTAAAGGACATGGGTCTTGAAACGTCGACGGAAACCAGGGAGGATTTCGTCAATTTCAAGATTAACCCAAGCGTTGTGGTATATCCAAGAAATGAGAAGGAGGTCGTGAAGGTTGTTCGTTACGCCTACGAGAATCGAATACCAATTGTTCCATGGGGAGCAGGGACTAGTCTAACTGGCGCAGTGTCTTGTGAAGGATGTATTCTTCTGGACATGAAGCACATGTCCAATATCCTGGAGATAAATGACGTAGACTGGTACGTGAGGACTCAGCCAGGAGTAAACCTCGAATTTCTCAACAAGAAGTTAATGGAGAAGGGATTCTTTCTCCCGCCCGATCCTGCCTCATTCTTCCTATGTTCCGTGGGAGGAGCGGTTGCCAATTCCTCAGGAGGGATGAGGGGAGTAAAGTATGGTACTTTCAGGGACTGGGTCCTGTCACTGAGGGTAGTTCTACCCACTGGAGAGGTAGTACAGGTAGGTGAACCCTTCAGGAAGAATAGGGCAGGTTACGATCTTGTTCACCTCTTCACAGGGAGTGAGGGGACCCTTGGTGTGATAACAGAGATCTGGTTCAGGATCATTCCCCTTCCCAAGGAAAAGATGATCCCCATCGTGTCTTTCATGCCCGACCTCGATTCAACTGCGGGTGTGATTCAGGAAATGAGAAAGTCTGGGATCCTCCCAGAGATAGCTGAATACATTGACAGTGAGGTTATCATGGCACTAAACACCCAGCTAAATGCTGAGTTGAGGGAGTCCAAGGGAGGCCTATTGATGCTTAGGGTGGAGGAGCACGACCTTGAGAAGATAAAGGAGATTCTAGGAAAGTGGCACGGGGACGTGTCAATCCTTAACGACGAGGAATGGGAGAGACTGTACTCCTTGAGGGCACAATCCGCCATCGCACTCAAGGCTATGGCAAAGGAGATGTACGTGGAAGATATAGTGGTTCCAGTCTCTAGGCTGATGGAGGCTGTTAAGAGACTCAAGGAGCTGGAGAGAAAGTATCAGGTAAAGATGCCAGTGATAGCCCACATAGGCGACGGTAATTTGCATCCCAATATACTCCTAAAGGACAAGGAAATTGCAGATGAACTCTTTCACGAGGTTGGAATGATAGCCGTGGAGCTAGGTGGATCAGTTTCGGGCGAGCATGGGATTGGGGTCCAGAAGGCAAAGTTGATGGGTATTCAGGTTAAGAGGCACGGGGGAATGAAGGTACTTGAGATAATGAAAGGGATCAAGGATCTTGTGGATCCTCGGGGAATAATGAATCCAGGGAAATACGTGGAACTCGCCTATAACATAATGAAGCAGGAGCGAAATGAATAG
- a CDS encoding MFS transporter: MNRDELFLILSTSSLGVLWGANSLATSLYLRSLGYDPLFIGTILGVGIITGSGVSVLVSILADAYGRKRFILMNRILSILGIFAFGILRIPFGYLIVNQFGGSLTTSFLADKSKNLDRSLSLQTSISQIFVVLGNILGGLLQFRVLYALEIVTLLISLVLVLSVRENYEKREVSFGLKSAGVVGKFAVDSLIGLGAGALLPLISLWFSLAFKVSRLLLTPVFIASQVSLSLGTLVAPKLGEKFGKIKAIVYTHVIAIILLFLIPFSPTFLIASALYVMRNVSMNMTSPLFSSLVLQLVPREERGRAQTLIQLMDSIPRSLGPTLGGYFLSLGVLWVPFVFTGTLYSVSTGLFYYMFRESNLPPRVNPSNSPDKVNNG, translated from the coding sequence ATGAATAGGGACGAACTATTCCTAATCCTATCCACTTCCTCCCTTGGGGTTCTGTGGGGTGCTAACTCCCTAGCCACCTCACTTTACCTGAGGAGTCTAGGTTACGATCCGCTGTTCATAGGTACTATCCTAGGTGTCGGGATAATCACAGGGTCTGGAGTGTCTGTCCTGGTATCAATATTGGCTGACGCGTATGGGAGAAAGAGGTTTATCTTGATGAACAGGATTCTCTCTATTCTAGGAATTTTTGCATTTGGGATTCTGAGGATCCCCTTTGGTTACCTCATCGTAAATCAGTTCGGAGGAAGCCTAACCACTTCCTTTCTTGCCGACAAGAGTAAGAACTTGGATAGGTCCCTCAGTCTTCAGACTTCAATATCTCAGATATTCGTGGTTTTGGGAAATATCTTGGGAGGATTACTCCAGTTCAGGGTCCTATACGCTCTCGAGATAGTTACGTTGTTGATATCCTTGGTTCTAGTATTATCAGTAAGGGAAAACTACGAGAAAAGGGAAGTGTCGTTCGGACTAAAATCTGCAGGGGTGGTTGGTAAATTTGCCGTGGACTCTCTCATTGGTTTAGGTGCAGGTGCCCTCCTGCCCCTGATATCACTCTGGTTCTCCCTTGCTTTCAAGGTGTCGAGGCTTCTATTAACGCCCGTGTTTATAGCCTCTCAGGTGTCGCTGTCACTTGGAACCTTGGTCGCCCCTAAGCTTGGAGAGAAATTTGGAAAGATAAAGGCTATAGTTTATACTCACGTAATCGCCATTATTCTCCTCTTTCTTATTCCCTTTTCACCTACCTTCCTCATAGCCTCAGCACTCTACGTCATGAGGAACGTGTCCATGAACATGACCTCGCCCCTATTTTCAAGTCTAGTTCTACAACTGGTTCCTAGGGAGGAGAGGGGAAGAGCACAGACCTTGATTCAGCTTATGGACTCTATACCTCGCTCGTTAGGACCAACCCTAGGAGGATATTTTCTTTCCTTAGGGGTTTTGTGGGTACCCTTCGTGTTCACAGGTACTCTCTACAGCGTTTCCACAGGCCTGTTCTACTACATGTTTAGGGAATCTAACCTACCACCCAGAGTTAATCCCTCTAATTCTCCTGACAAGGTAAACAATGGCTGA
- a CDS encoding alcohol dehydrogenase catalytic domain-containing protein, protein MRALVFEKRGIDFLEVRDFPSSPVRDDEVRLRVKLASINPVDLMAIESLPVSPLPHIPGSEFYGVVEEVGEKVTHVSVGDRVAVYTRLFDGTCSSCMRGDQTYCVNGKRVGVESQGGYAEEIVIPGRNVMKSDLSEEVLSSLPIAVLTPYHALRTVGVGVDDTVVVLGASGNTGIFAVQLAKRMGARVIAVTSREWVKEYADEVVDYPTAEEEVKRLTDGGMASVVVNSLGEKYWDLGLKLVGNHGKIVTYGGLTGGKVSLDVNKLYAKHASIVGTNRGNMAELLELLKLAKDLKVKVHRYYTLDEAREAFREFKHGNRDGRIFIRI, encoded by the coding sequence GTGAGGGCCCTAGTCTTCGAGAAGAGAGGAATAGACTTCCTAGAGGTAAGAGATTTCCCTTCCTCACCTGTCAGAGATGACGAGGTAAGGCTGAGGGTGAAACTAGCATCGATAAATCCCGTTGATCTCATGGCCATAGAGTCTCTCCCCGTCTCCCCTCTACCCCACATACCAGGCTCCGAGTTCTACGGAGTTGTTGAGGAGGTTGGGGAAAAGGTGACTCACGTCTCCGTGGGAGACAGGGTCGCAGTTTACACGAGGCTATTTGACGGTACCTGTTCCTCCTGTATGAGGGGAGACCAGACTTACTGTGTTAACGGTAAAAGAGTTGGTGTGGAAAGTCAAGGAGGTTACGCTGAGGAGATAGTGATACCAGGAAGGAACGTTATGAAGTCGGATCTGTCCGAGGAGGTGCTCTCGAGCCTTCCAATAGCCGTTCTCACACCCTATCATGCCCTTAGAACTGTGGGAGTTGGGGTGGATGACACTGTCGTGGTTTTGGGCGCTTCAGGAAATACGGGGATTTTTGCGGTTCAGCTGGCAAAGAGGATGGGAGCGAGGGTTATTGCGGTGACGTCAAGGGAGTGGGTTAAAGAGTACGCGGACGAAGTAGTGGATTATCCAACCGCCGAGGAGGAGGTGAAGAGGCTCACTGACGGTGGAATGGCCTCAGTGGTGGTGAACTCCCTGGGAGAGAAGTACTGGGACTTGGGGCTAAAACTTGTGGGAAATCATGGAAAGATAGTCACATATGGAGGACTCACCGGCGGGAAGGTGTCCCTTGACGTAAACAAACTTTACGCCAAGCATGCGTCAATAGTGGGCACGAACAGGGGAAACATGGCAGAGCTCCTGGAATTACTGAAACTGGCAAAGGACCTCAAGGTGAAGGTACATAGGTATTACACTCTTGATGAAGCGAGGGAAGCCTTCAGAGAGTTTAAGCACGGAAACAGGGACGGGAGGATCTTCATAAGGATTTAG
- a CDS encoding cryptochrome/photolyase family protein: protein MPCAFVFRRDLRLDDNTCLLRALQECDEVVPVFVLDPRQLGDNPYKSAFALGFMVDSLLDLDMQLKHRSSRLHILQGYPEKVLPELKVEAIYFNEDYTPFSLNRDNAIRETMRGRVKSCEDLLLTPKDFFVRKGKPYTVFTHFYNDARKLEVRKPMKNDMRNYLTLDLPGTEVLKLEVERGIPGGRQEGLKRLERARNLNYSMRNFPGVEGTTKLSPYIKFGVVSPREVYWAVNEEIRRQLYWRDFYTLLAYYNPHVFGHSYKREYDCIPWKWNEAHLEAWKQGKTGYPIVDAGMRELNETGFMHNRTRMITASFLVKVLHVDWRIGERYFATKLVDYDPSVNNGNWQWVASTGADYMFRVFNPWLQQRKFDPDAVYIKTWVPELKDLPAEKIHEIYRFKVSGYPSPIVDYSEEVKKARKMYEDSVALCSKRGLF, encoded by the coding sequence ATGCCCTGTGCCTTTGTGTTCAGGAGAGACCTTAGGCTAGATGACAACACTTGCCTTCTGAGAGCGCTTCAGGAATGCGATGAAGTGGTTCCAGTATTCGTGTTGGATCCCAGGCAACTGGGCGATAATCCATACAAGTCCGCCTTCGCCTTGGGCTTCATGGTTGATTCCCTCCTGGATCTTGACATGCAGTTGAAGCATCGTAGTTCAAGGCTCCACATTCTGCAGGGATATCCTGAGAAGGTGTTGCCAGAGCTCAAGGTTGAGGCAATATACTTCAACGAAGATTACACTCCTTTCAGCCTGAACAGGGATAACGCAATAAGGGAGACAATGCGTGGAAGGGTTAAGTCATGCGAAGACCTTCTCCTGACACCAAAGGACTTCTTCGTAAGAAAGGGAAAACCCTACACAGTTTTCACGCACTTTTATAACGATGCGAGGAAGCTCGAGGTGAGGAAACCCATGAAGAACGACATGAGGAATTACCTCACTCTCGATCTCCCTGGGACGGAGGTCCTGAAGCTGGAGGTCGAGAGGGGTATCCCAGGCGGGAGACAGGAGGGGCTCAAGAGGCTGGAAAGGGCCAGAAACCTGAACTACTCCATGCGTAACTTCCCAGGAGTTGAAGGTACTACGAAGCTCTCGCCATATATCAAGTTTGGGGTTGTCTCACCGAGGGAGGTGTACTGGGCGGTCAACGAGGAGATAAGGAGGCAACTGTACTGGAGGGACTTCTACACGCTTCTGGCCTACTATAATCCCCACGTGTTCGGTCATTCGTACAAGAGGGAGTACGACTGTATACCCTGGAAGTGGAATGAGGCTCATCTTGAGGCATGGAAGCAGGGTAAGACGGGTTATCCCATAGTTGACGCGGGGATGAGGGAACTTAACGAGACTGGATTCATGCATAACAGAACCAGGATGATAACGGCCTCATTTCTCGTGAAGGTATTGCATGTGGATTGGAGGATAGGGGAGAGATACTTCGCTACAAAACTAGTTGACTACGACCCATCAGTAAATAACGGAAATTGGCAATGGGTGGCCTCAACTGGTGCGGATTACATGTTTAGGGTATTCAACCCTTGGTTGCAACAGAGGAAGTTTGACCCAGATGCGGTGTACATAAAGACGTGGGTACCAGAACTGAAGGATCTTCCAGCCGAGAAGATTCACGAGATTTATAGGTTCAAGGTTTCAGGCTATCCCTCCCCCATAGTGGATTATAGTGAGGAAGTCAAGAAAGCTAGGAAGATGTACGAAGACTCGGTGGCGTTATGCAGTAAGAGGGGTCTCTTTTAG
- a CDS encoding S9 family peptidase: MNLSYLNYTPVQDFDVKDGRVAYVILKDSPKVEILGVGEVQIEEPETVHWVGSRLAVVADQGGAEVRSIYLVDEAPHPLLSDGFDNMEPVFLKEDKFYFLSNRDRETIRLYLYDGGQITKVSKGNLPVSDVCVSPGGRWVAYSSGIYDNDLYLLDSKTGEEVVVSYPNSEQYPSSSQCFTGDSLLFLSNHNGFLDVGKLSLRDHTVSWLVTSKEDKFEALMWRDRLVYTVDVRGHILLMVDGKPLTDQGVVTDVKVDRDLFFLHSSYDRAYDLYRHSTVTERLTDSMREVKGEFVKPTLVKYVSLGEEIDGLLYQRGGEKRGVVYIHGGPDYECLSNYSAEIQMLVDQGFKVICPNYRGSTGRGRRFNHLNDRDLGGGDLVDVVESASLLKVPKVAVTGASYGGYLTMMAVTKYPEKWCAAAAVVPFVNWFTEKKMEREVLRQYDEVKIGNDEELLRDRSPVYFLDRVRAPLLLLAGENDPRCPAEETLQVVEKMKEMGRTVEYKIYENEGHGFVKRENLVDSIIRVVEFLDKNCK; the protein is encoded by the coding sequence ATGAATCTATCTTACCTTAACTACACGCCCGTTCAAGACTTCGATGTTAAGGATGGGCGAGTCGCATACGTGATCCTGAAGGACTCTCCTAAGGTTGAAATTCTCGGAGTGGGAGAGGTGCAGATAGAGGAGCCAGAGACCGTTCACTGGGTGGGATCTAGGCTGGCTGTGGTCGCCGATCAGGGTGGGGCAGAGGTTAGGTCCATTTACCTGGTGGATGAAGCTCCACATCCCTTACTTTCCGACGGATTTGACAACATGGAACCTGTCTTCCTCAAGGAGGACAAATTCTACTTCCTTTCCAATAGGGATAGGGAAACGATTCGCCTCTACCTATATGACGGAGGACAGATCACGAAGGTAAGCAAGGGTAACCTTCCAGTATCTGACGTTTGTGTCTCCCCTGGGGGAAGATGGGTAGCCTACTCCTCAGGAATCTACGATAATGACCTTTACCTTCTTGATAGCAAGACAGGGGAAGAGGTAGTCGTGTCATATCCTAACTCAGAGCAGTATCCAAGTTCGTCTCAATGCTTCACAGGGGATTCGCTTCTCTTTCTTAGCAATCACAACGGCTTCCTTGATGTCGGGAAACTCTCGTTAAGGGATCACACAGTTTCTTGGTTAGTCACGAGCAAGGAGGACAAGTTCGAGGCTCTGATGTGGAGGGACAGGTTGGTGTACACTGTGGACGTGCGAGGTCATATTCTGCTCATGGTGGACGGAAAGCCCCTAACTGACCAGGGGGTAGTGACTGACGTGAAGGTCGATAGAGACCTCTTCTTCCTTCACTCGTCATACGACAGAGCATACGATCTTTACAGGCATTCCACCGTGACTGAAAGGTTAACGGACTCAATGAGGGAGGTTAAGGGAGAATTCGTGAAACCCACTCTCGTAAAGTACGTCTCCCTAGGAGAGGAGATTGATGGGCTCCTTTACCAAAGGGGAGGGGAGAAACGTGGAGTAGTCTACATCCACGGAGGTCCAGATTACGAGTGCCTAAGTAACTACTCAGCTGAGATTCAGATGTTGGTGGACCAAGGATTCAAGGTCATATGCCCGAATTATAGGGGCTCGACCGGTAGGGGAAGGAGGTTCAATCACCTCAATGACAGGGACCTTGGTGGAGGCGACCTAGTGGATGTGGTGGAGTCAGCTAGCCTCTTGAAGGTTCCCAAGGTTGCGGTGACAGGGGCGAGTTATGGAGGATACCTAACCATGATGGCAGTAACCAAGTACCCTGAGAAATGGTGTGCTGCAGCTGCTGTGGTTCCATTCGTTAACTGGTTCACGGAAAAGAAGATGGAAAGAGAGGTACTCAGGCAGTACGACGAGGTAAAGATAGGTAATGACGAGGAACTACTCAGGGATAGGTCCCCCGTGTATTTCCTGGACAGGGTTAGGGCACCACTCCTCCTTCTAGCTGGGGAAAACGATCCCAGATGTCCTGCTGAGGAGACGCTACAGGTAGTGGAGAAGATGAAGGAGATGGGAAGAACCGTGGAGTACAAGATCTACGAGAACGAGGGTCATGGATTCGTTAAGAGGGAAAACCTGGTGGATTCCATAATAAGGGTAGTGGAATTTCTAGATAAAAATTGTAAATAG
- a CDS encoding ABC transporter substrate-binding protein has protein sequence MSMSRLFILASLILVFSMIMAIPMEVSSFAIANFDTPILTPSQAIYNEPWVGTIEYTYAYTTHTDEFNALLDGKVDFITLTHVSEINELKTAPYNQTAFLAIAPQESFGQIVFAFGNNLTSNIYFRYAISSLINPENVTSYVLDNGILGVDEPYFVNPSLAVYKQWFNPQVESYYQQYESYNLTRAVMYLEMVPGITHKNGQWYYNNQPLKLTFYYTYPPNTLKRFAELLADSAAAINLSITPVSETFGTLITQATTPPYNDFNLTTFGWINLGPFPNSWMNGIYTSPGNVGGFSNSTVDQVLQNALNAPTLSQEINYTMQAEYLLQQQLPYVVYTWSNGIQAVYLPGWANYIYLSSGTPNYAINIMDVHPTNQALNGTFIFSSISSDLPRHINIYASTSLYAFNTLDDMYDSLGISPLNNPTQVLPWVASSWTVQKPVNLTLPNGEKIVNGQVITVNLVHNDTWIDGVPLTAYDVNFTVWYYDLPGMMGTNTFDGVTLNYTYLASEGFINTDLFGTIPSLVWTNVTNPYQIVFYLNSSSYVNEYLVLTEYPIMPAHTIGPVNVVTLYHSTLAPEISSGPYMFSSFNSEAKTVTVTYNPYYFRINPLIFLQNVTAGTPVNFTANFQYYTWDNATSSLVANPVNGTAYMWLMYLNVSGEGYSNATAPVQMKMVSPGNYVGTINTTGLKPGIYEIVSKVTWDNGARELFRYGSLNVSASHVTTTTTTPPTTTTTTSSTSTIAIVAGVIVVIVIVAVVVAVVRRR, from the coding sequence ATGAGTATGAGCCGATTGTTTATTCTTGCAAGCCTAATCCTAGTATTTTCAATGATTATGGCCATACCAATGGAGGTTTCAAGCTTCGCCATCGCTAACTTCGATACGCCTATACTTACACCCTCACAGGCCATCTATAATGAACCGTGGGTCGGAACAATAGAATATACTTATGCCTATACAACCCACACCGACGAGTTTAATGCTCTCCTAGACGGTAAGGTCGACTTCATCACGCTTACCCACGTCTCAGAGATCAATGAGTTGAAGACAGCGCCCTATAATCAGACTGCGTTTTTGGCCATTGCTCCTCAGGAAAGCTTTGGACAGATCGTGTTCGCCTTCGGAAATAACCTGACATCAAACATTTACTTCAGGTATGCCATAAGCTCCCTGATAAACCCAGAGAACGTAACGTCGTACGTCTTGGATAACGGTATACTAGGCGTTGATGAGCCCTACTTCGTTAACCCGAGTTTAGCTGTGTATAAACAATGGTTTAACCCACAGGTAGAGTCTTATTACCAGCAGTATGAGTCCTACAACCTCACCAGGGCCGTGATGTATCTAGAGATGGTACCAGGGATAACCCACAAAAACGGGCAATGGTATTATAACAATCAACCCCTTAAGTTAACGTTCTACTACACCTACCCACCGAACACTCTTAAGAGGTTCGCTGAACTACTAGCCGATTCCGCGGCCGCAATTAACCTATCAATAACTCCCGTGTCAGAGACCTTCGGTACACTGATTACACAGGCCACTACTCCACCCTACAACGACTTCAATTTGACCACCTTCGGATGGATCAACCTAGGTCCGTTCCCCAACTCCTGGATGAACGGGATTTACACGTCACCGGGTAATGTTGGAGGATTCTCGAACTCTACCGTGGATCAGGTCCTACAAAACGCGCTAAATGCCCCTACCCTGTCGCAGGAGATAAACTACACCATGCAAGCTGAATACCTCCTTCAGCAGCAGCTTCCCTACGTGGTCTACACCTGGAGTAACGGCATCCAGGCAGTGTACTTGCCAGGATGGGCCAACTACATCTACTTGTCAAGCGGAACTCCCAATTATGCAATAAACATAATGGATGTTCACCCCACGAATCAGGCCCTCAATGGAACCTTTATCTTCTCCTCCATATCTAGTGACCTGCCTAGACATATAAACATATACGCCAGTACATCACTTTACGCCTTCAATACCCTAGATGACATGTATGACTCTCTGGGCATATCCCCACTTAATAACCCAACTCAGGTCCTCCCGTGGGTCGCCTCGTCCTGGACGGTCCAGAAACCAGTTAACTTAACTCTTCCTAATGGTGAAAAGATAGTAAACGGTCAGGTAATTACGGTCAACCTAGTCCATAACGACACGTGGATAGACGGAGTTCCACTCACGGCCTACGACGTTAACTTCACAGTATGGTATTACGACCTTCCCGGAATGATGGGAACTAACACCTTTGACGGGGTGACGCTGAACTACACCTACCTGGCAAGCGAGGGCTTCATTAACACTGACCTCTTTGGCACAATTCCGTCACTAGTGTGGACCAATGTCACTAACCCCTACCAGATAGTCTTCTATCTCAACTCTTCCTCATACGTTAACGAGTATCTAGTCCTCACTGAGTACCCCATAATGCCAGCTCACACCATAGGTCCAGTCAACGTAGTAACACTATACCACTCGACGCTAGCCCCAGAGATATCCTCAGGGCCCTACATGTTCTCGTCCTTCAACAGCGAGGCAAAGACAGTGACAGTGACCTATAACCCATACTACTTCAGGATTAATCCGCTCATCTTCCTGCAGAATGTGACCGCTGGAACCCCCGTGAACTTCACAGCGAACTTCCAGTACTACACCTGGGACAACGCCACCTCTTCCCTTGTAGCTAACCCCGTCAATGGAACTGCCTACATGTGGCTAATGTACCTCAATGTGTCCGGTGAGGGCTATAGTAACGCGACTGCCCCTGTTCAGATGAAGATGGTCTCACCTGGAAACTATGTGGGGACGATTAACACGACCGGTCTTAAACCGGGAATTTACGAGATCGTGAGCAAGGTAACATGGGATAACGGAGCAAGGGAGCTATTCAGATACGGTTCACTCAACGTTAGTGCATCACATGTAACGACGACGACAACGACTCCGCCTACCACTACTACCACGACATCCTCTACGTCAACTATAGCAATTGTTGCCGGAGTGATAGTGGTCATTGTTATAGTAGCTGTTGTTGTGGCAGTGGTCAGGAGAAGGTAA